In Rhizobium sp. CIAT894, the following are encoded in one genomic region:
- a CDS encoding GNAT family N-acetyltransferase: MDFDAAKQRRVLQARSYVRLAPNIVHLNTAHGNHEVALEVEAGVASLTFYEGNPVQSAELLMAAAEAVTAQDRSIKSVAFEGHQAGLPRHISGTDGRLDSAILWQWPSLWLPQMSYPLPPVQEMTAGRYHPRRPAKPKGTIYQRFIPWLERDISFRLADPETDLAAFHRWMNDEQVNTIWEDAGSIDKHREILEERIADPHVLPLIGSFADIPFGYFEVYWAKENRLGPYYDADDYDRGWHVAIGEPDYRGKKWISAWLPSLMHFIFLDDPRTRRIVGEPRASHEQQIRNLDRSGFAKVKHFDFPHKRALLVMLTRERFFGDHLWVPAS; the protein is encoded by the coding sequence ATGGATTTCGACGCCGCCAAACAAAGGCGGGTTCTGCAGGCGCGCAGCTATGTCAGGCTTGCCCCCAATATCGTCCATCTCAACACCGCACACGGCAATCACGAAGTCGCCCTCGAAGTCGAAGCCGGCGTCGCCTCGCTGACCTTCTACGAGGGAAATCCCGTGCAATCGGCGGAGCTTCTCATGGCGGCCGCCGAAGCGGTGACGGCGCAAGACCGCTCGATCAAATCGGTCGCTTTCGAAGGCCATCAGGCTGGCCTTCCCCGGCACATTTCAGGCACCGATGGACGGCTCGATTCCGCCATCCTCTGGCAATGGCCCTCGCTGTGGCTGCCGCAGATGTCCTATCCGCTGCCGCCCGTGCAGGAGATGACGGCAGGCCGCTATCATCCGCGCCGGCCGGCAAAGCCGAAGGGCACGATCTATCAGCGCTTCATCCCGTGGCTGGAGCGGGATATCAGCTTCAGGTTGGCCGATCCCGAGACCGATCTTGCCGCCTTCCATCGCTGGATGAACGACGAGCAGGTCAACACGATCTGGGAGGATGCAGGCTCGATCGACAAGCACCGGGAGATCCTGGAGGAAAGGATCGCCGATCCGCATGTCCTGCCGCTGATCGGCAGTTTCGCCGACATTCCCTTCGGCTATTTCGAGGTCTACTGGGCCAAGGAGAACCGGCTCGGTCCCTATTACGATGCCGACGATTACGATCGTGGATGGCATGTGGCGATCGGCGAGCCGGATTATCGCGGCAAGAAATGGATCAGCGCCTGGCTTCCCTCGCTGATGCATTTCATCTTCCTCGACGATCCGCGTACGAGGCGCATCGTCGGCGAACCGCGCGCCAGCCACGAGCAGCAGATCCGCAATCTCGACCGCTCGGGCTTTGCCAAGGTCAAGCATTTCGATTTTCCGCACAAGCGGGCGCTGCTGGTGATGCTGACCCGCGAGCGCTTCTTCGGCGATCATCTCTGGGTCCCCGCATCATGA
- a CDS encoding 4'-phosphopantetheinyl transferase superfamily protein produces MQLSENQPAGIEISLWQYSRNERDRNRWMQSLSPDERDRAATYRFERDRASFIAGRYLLRRLLSAHTGTLPGEIVFVADEHGKLSLEGRDRLQFSLSNADGLVAVAVAAGCERIGIDCERADTEIEEVTLDTYCSLDERRWLDELPAHQRARAAVELWTLKESHLKALGVGLREDPRNVAFSRKVGVPVMTGGPDRQWHHRLIESGSQHVVALAVCSRSGLPEIHTRLFQDDSMPSE; encoded by the coding sequence ATGCAGCTATCAGAAAACCAACCTGCCGGTATCGAAATCTCTCTCTGGCAGTATTCCAGGAACGAACGTGACCGAAACCGCTGGATGCAGTCGCTCTCCCCGGATGAACGGGATCGGGCGGCGACCTATCGGTTTGAACGAGATCGAGCCTCGTTCATAGCCGGCCGCTATCTCTTGCGGCGCCTGTTGAGCGCCCATACCGGGACGCTGCCGGGTGAGATCGTGTTTGTCGCAGACGAACACGGCAAGCTAAGCCTTGAGGGTCGCGATAGACTGCAATTCAGCCTGTCCAATGCCGACGGGCTGGTGGCGGTCGCGGTTGCGGCGGGCTGCGAGCGCATCGGAATAGATTGCGAGCGCGCCGACACCGAGATCGAAGAGGTGACTTTGGACACCTATTGCAGCTTGGACGAGCGACGCTGGCTCGATGAATTGCCCGCGCATCAACGCGCGCGAGCCGCCGTTGAACTTTGGACGCTCAAGGAGAGCCATCTCAAGGCGCTTGGCGTGGGCTTGCGGGAAGATCCTCGCAATGTCGCTTTTTCCCGGAAGGTCGGCGTCCCTGTCATGACCGGCGGACCCGACCGGCAATGGCATCACCGTCTGATCGAAAGCGGCAGCCAGCACGTCGTTGCGCTGGCTGTTTGCTCCCGATCAGGGCTCCCCGAGATTCATACACGCCTGTTTCAGGACGACAGCATGCCGTCCGAATAG
- a CDS encoding non-ribosomal peptide synthetase translates to MNKQITNFADARPTDAAMDTIVESFPLTIAQKRIWSLEQIGNYTVFPDQVIGLRLGAGIDIETIGGACRALVAENPSLATRFRRLAGGRIEQYRGASNAVPIEILGQQGAALSQAEALAARKAFRDGRFDLLDGPGARIQIIRLADGQSLLTIVLHPIISDDREKSVLAASLARILDGAPAGDMRPAEISAGTREEEWLETDAAREALVYWRDTIGLDYAATTFPTRFNSGGLAGVARAEHRFAIEPALWDRLERHAGNKGFQVERVLHAAFCALLARYSGNYALLTGLLAARPRTEHFATRGRAEQVLPLVLPLASRHSLDDVVAAISSVTEEGLARLVPLERITQELVVDEAAAQEAVVKALFEFREPYPVARDATNLEPSGARADSELSLVVEACLQGGAFGLIDYAQDLYDGALIARVARHFGLVLEQIVAQPDLRIRDIELVGSDELDWLSAPYEDDVINDDRPVHELISVHSRRTPEKTAIVYGDEEWSHGWLEASTNRLGHRLRQLGVRAEVTVAIFIKRSPEAIVGILATLKAGGAYIPVEPDHPPVRNHHILRDGGVKIVLTHSWLRHRLPEELDAIILELDKLDLDGEPDTPLHIPTHKDQLAYVMYTSGSTGLPKGVAVEHGPLTHHLQNTSRVYGMSSESRELPFLPFSSDGGHERWMNPLMEGGSIILPDQPLWTPEETLTAMRKHGANNASIPTTYLQQLAEWADITDGAPPMRLYSFGGEGLAQSTFDLLSRALKSEWLINGYGPTETIMTPMVWKVRAGTKFQGVYAPLGRAVGLRRVYVLDPDLNLCPIGVTGELYIGGEGIARGYLGKPDTTADRFIPDPFSQEGGRLYRSGDLTRWREDGTVEFVGRVDHQVKLRGYRIELGEIEAALLQQPGVGEALVVLRDDDAGEKALVAYVVPKKDERLDVETVRSGLERSLPSYMVPAAVVELEKMPTNPNSKLDRFALPAPQPVKREIVEPATVLEEEVLDVWRQVLKLEAISVEDNFFAIGGNSLGAIRILSQIRQRRPKIPLTVADIFNNPTIRGFAGVMEQGEERDLSEVIVLRASGAKPRLYCFPGLLVSTREYVKLVDYLGADQPATGFICHSLSEKKEVGAPVEEIIESYVDYIRKHSRGAPCTFLGWSWGGLLAYEAARTLANEVDVRMMAMVDVCDLGSEFAIGAKPRFRPGERDALHRDVQAWLQKTAMRPEWDRLLSTMDADTYEQFLRFVGDEKDPLPTDGPDISSREHTFWVLIDNALIFRKHRLVPHDVPIYPWAADDSLNRGLNLIDWRRLSPRAHAAEIITGTNHLHMIGSPAFHSRLALRLKETEKDFA, encoded by the coding sequence ATGAACAAGCAGATTACCAATTTCGCCGATGCCCGCCCGACCGATGCGGCAATGGACACAATCGTCGAAAGCTTTCCGCTGACGATCGCGCAGAAACGCATCTGGTCGCTGGAGCAGATCGGCAATTACACGGTTTTTCCCGACCAAGTCATCGGGCTGCGGCTGGGTGCCGGGATCGACATCGAGACGATTGGCGGCGCCTGCCGCGCGCTCGTGGCTGAGAACCCGTCGCTTGCCACCCGCTTCCGCCGGCTGGCGGGCGGCCGCATCGAGCAATATCGCGGCGCATCGAACGCCGTGCCGATCGAAATCCTCGGACAACAGGGAGCCGCTCTTTCGCAGGCCGAAGCCTTGGCCGCGCGGAAAGCTTTCCGCGACGGGCGCTTCGATCTTCTGGACGGGCCGGGAGCGCGAATCCAGATCATCCGGCTTGCCGATGGACAGTCGCTGCTGACAATCGTGCTGCATCCGATCATTTCAGACGATCGGGAAAAATCCGTTCTTGCCGCTTCGCTGGCGCGCATTCTCGATGGCGCGCCGGCCGGCGACATGCGCCCGGCGGAAATTTCGGCCGGGACGCGGGAGGAAGAATGGCTGGAGACGGATGCGGCACGCGAAGCGCTGGTCTATTGGCGCGACACGATCGGTCTCGACTATGCGGCCACAACCTTCCCCACCCGCTTCAACAGCGGCGGGCTTGCCGGCGTGGCGCGCGCTGAGCATCGCTTCGCGATCGAGCCCGCGCTGTGGGACAGGCTGGAACGGCATGCGGGGAATAAGGGATTTCAGGTCGAGCGTGTGCTGCACGCCGCCTTCTGCGCACTGCTGGCGCGCTACAGCGGCAACTATGCTTTGCTGACCGGGCTGCTGGCCGCGCGTCCCCGCACGGAGCATTTCGCCACCCGCGGCCGCGCCGAACAGGTGCTTCCGCTCGTCCTGCCGCTCGCCTCCCGGCATTCCCTCGACGATGTCGTCGCGGCGATCTCCTCGGTGACGGAGGAGGGGCTTGCCCGCCTCGTGCCGCTGGAGCGCATCACGCAGGAACTGGTCGTCGACGAAGCGGCCGCCCAGGAAGCCGTGGTCAAGGCGCTGTTCGAATTCCGCGAACCCTATCCGGTCGCGAGAGATGCGACGAATCTGGAACCGTCAGGCGCGCGTGCCGACAGCGAACTTTCCCTGGTGGTCGAGGCGTGTCTGCAGGGCGGCGCATTCGGGCTGATCGACTATGCTCAGGATCTCTATGACGGCGCCCTGATCGCCCGTGTCGCCAGGCATTTCGGCCTGGTGCTCGAACAGATCGTCGCCCAACCGGATCTCCGGATTAGGGATATCGAACTGGTCGGCAGTGACGAGCTCGACTGGTTGTCGGCGCCTTATGAGGACGATGTCATCAACGATGACCGGCCGGTTCACGAGTTGATATCGGTCCACTCGCGCCGGACGCCTGAGAAGACCGCGATCGTCTATGGCGATGAGGAGTGGAGCCATGGTTGGCTGGAGGCGAGCACCAACCGTCTCGGGCATCGGCTGCGGCAGCTCGGCGTTCGCGCCGAGGTCACGGTCGCGATCTTCATCAAGCGTTCGCCGGAGGCGATCGTCGGTATCCTCGCCACGCTGAAGGCAGGCGGCGCCTATATTCCCGTCGAGCCCGACCATCCGCCGGTCCGCAACCACCACATCCTGCGCGACGGCGGCGTCAAGATCGTCCTGACCCACAGCTGGCTGCGCCATCGCCTGCCGGAGGAGCTCGATGCGATTATCCTCGAACTCGACAAGCTCGATCTCGACGGCGAGCCGGACACGCCGCTTCATATTCCCACGCATAAGGATCAGCTCGCCTATGTCATGTACACGTCGGGATCGACGGGATTGCCGAAGGGTGTGGCCGTCGAGCACGGCCCGCTGACGCACCATTTGCAGAATACCTCGCGTGTCTACGGCATGAGTTCGGAGTCTCGCGAACTGCCGTTCCTGCCCTTCAGCTCGGATGGCGGCCATGAGCGCTGGATGAACCCGCTGATGGAAGGCGGCAGCATCATTCTTCCCGATCAGCCGCTCTGGACCCCGGAAGAGACGCTGACGGCGATGCGCAAGCACGGCGCCAACAATGCGAGCATCCCGACAACCTATCTGCAGCAACTGGCGGAATGGGCCGACATTACCGACGGCGCGCCGCCGATGCGGCTCTATTCTTTCGGCGGTGAAGGGCTGGCGCAATCGACCTTCGACCTCCTGTCGCGGGCGCTGAAATCGGAATGGCTGATCAACGGCTACGGTCCGACCGAAACCATCATGACGCCGATGGTCTGGAAGGTGAGGGCCGGCACCAAGTTCCAGGGTGTCTATGCTCCGCTCGGCCGCGCCGTCGGGCTCCGGCGCGTCTATGTGCTCGACCCCGATCTTAACCTGTGCCCGATCGGCGTGACCGGCGAGCTTTACATCGGCGGCGAGGGCATTGCGCGCGGCTATCTCGGCAAGCCGGATACGACGGCGGATCGCTTCATCCCCGATCCGTTCTCGCAAGAGGGCGGCCGGCTTTATCGCTCCGGCGACCTCACGCGCTGGCGCGAAGACGGAACCGTCGAATTCGTCGGCCGCGTCGACCATCAGGTGAAGCTGCGCGGCTACCGCATCGAGCTCGGCGAGATCGAAGCGGCGCTGCTCCAGCAGCCCGGCGTCGGCGAAGCCCTGGTCGTGCTGCGCGATGACGATGCCGGCGAGAAAGCGCTGGTTGCCTATGTCGTTCCCAAGAAGGACGAGAGGCTTGATGTCGAGACTGTTCGGTCCGGCCTCGAACGCAGCCTGCCGTCTTATATGGTGCCTGCGGCCGTGGTCGAACTCGAAAAGATGCCGACCAATCCGAACAGCAAGCTCGACCGCTTCGCGCTGCCCGCACCTCAGCCCGTCAAGCGCGAAATCGTCGAGCCGGCGACCGTGCTCGAAGAAGAGGTGCTGGATGTCTGGCGCCAGGTTCTCAAGCTGGAGGCGATCAGCGTCGAGGACAATTTCTTCGCGATCGGCGGCAATTCGCTGGGGGCAATCCGCATCCTTTCGCAGATCCGGCAGCGCCGGCCGAAGATCCCGCTCACCGTCGCCGATATCTTCAACAACCCGACCATTCGCGGCTTTGCCGGCGTGATGGAGCAGGGGGAGGAGCGGGATCTCTCCGAGGTGATCGTGCTGCGGGCATCAGGCGCCAAACCACGGCTCTATTGCTTCCCGGGACTTCTCGTCAGCACCCGCGAATATGTGAAGCTCGTCGATTATCTCGGTGCCGACCAGCCGGCGACCGGCTTCATTTGCCACTCGCTGTCCGAGAAGAAGGAAGTCGGCGCGCCTGTTGAAGAGATCATCGAGAGCTATGTCGACTATATCAGGAAGCACAGCCGCGGCGCGCCCTGCACTTTTCTCGGCTGGTCCTGGGGCGGGCTCCTGGCCTATGAGGCGGCCCGCACGCTTGCCAACGAGGTCGACGTCAGGATGATGGCGATGGTCGATGTCTGCGATCTCGGATCGGAATTTGCGATCGGCGCCAAGCCGCGCTTCCGGCCGGGCGAACGCGACGCGCTTCACCGGGACGTGCAGGCATGGCTGCAAAAGACGGCGATGCGGCCCGAATGGGACCGGCTGCTGTCGACGATGGACGCCGATACCTATGAGCAGTTCCTGCGCTTCGTCGGCGACGAGAAGGACCCGCTTCCCACAGACGGGCCTGATATCAGCAGCCGCGAGCATACGTTCTGGGTGCTGATCGACAATGCCCTGATCTTCCGCAAGCATCGGCTCGTTCCCCATGATGTGCCGATCTATCCCTGGGCGGCCGACGACAGCCTCAACCGCGGCCTCAACCTGATCGATTGGCGCCGCCTGTCGCCGCGCGCGCACGCGGCCGAGATCATCACCGGCACCAACCACCTGCACATGATCGGGTCGCCCGCCTTCCACTCAAGGCTTGCCCTGCGTCTCAAGGAAACAGAGAAGGATTTCGCATGA
- a CDS encoding MbtH family NRPS accessory protein → MDNLEPRDDLWIVVHDTEHHYSVWPQDKRIPVSWQAAGFAGSRQECLAHIRDVWADPRPLSLRSAMAADARL, encoded by the coding sequence ATGGACAATCTTGAGCCCCGCGACGATCTCTGGATCGTCGTCCACGACACCGAGCATCACTACTCGGTCTGGCCGCAGGACAAGCGGATTCCGGTGAGCTGGCAGGCGGCGGGTTTTGCCGGTTCGCGCCAGGAATGCCTCGCCCATATCCGTGACGTCTGGGCCGATCCGCGCCCGCTCTCCCTGCGCTCGGCCATGGCAGCCGATGCGCGTCTCTGA
- a CDS encoding SidA/IucD/PvdA family monooxygenase: protein MTVAFTRRDALNEPLDLAGIGIGPSNLSLACLLEAVPEVRSRFFERRGAFDWHPGMMMPGVELQSSFLKDLVTPVLPTSRWSFISYLVAHKRLYAFLNANYEAVPRQEFARYLAWVAKGVEGLRFSTDIRDVEHRDDRFILRFDNGQEEARNLVIGTGSSPFVPAWAKPFLGADCFHNSEAKSRLGDLGASRIVVVGGGQSGGEVVEALLGDPGSMKELTWISRRHNFEPINDTPFSNQVFSPEYVQAYLKLSGDQKQAALNNSILTSDGLSISTIHSIYRRLYALRYLEPGTLAASLSPNRDVIQMERNGNAYRLIVRNHFDGGIEVLHADAVVLATGYRFRLPDALGALSERISLDRNGYPTLNDDYTMQWTGPRTNRLFAQNAGRYSHGIADSQLSLMAWRSAAIVNSLLGRQHFDAEPDNAQLVWATEASAMPHPLRAGYSDGMLSS, encoded by the coding sequence ATGACCGTCGCTTTTACCCGCAGGGACGCCCTCAACGAGCCGCTCGATCTTGCCGGCATCGGCATCGGTCCCTCCAATCTGAGCCTTGCCTGCCTGCTGGAAGCCGTGCCCGAGGTCCGCAGCCGCTTCTTCGAGCGGCGCGGCGCCTTCGACTGGCATCCCGGCATGATGATGCCCGGCGTCGAGCTGCAGTCGTCCTTCCTGAAGGACCTCGTCACCCCGGTCCTGCCGACCAGCCGCTGGTCCTTCATCTCCTATCTGGTCGCCCATAAAAGGCTCTACGCCTTCCTGAACGCCAATTACGAGGCCGTGCCCCGGCAGGAATTCGCGCGTTACCTCGCCTGGGTCGCCAAGGGTGTGGAGGGCTTGCGCTTTTCGACTGACATCCGCGACGTCGAGCACCGTGACGACCGCTTCATCCTGCGCTTCGACAACGGCCAGGAGGAAGCGCGCAACCTGGTGATCGGCACGGGGTCTTCGCCCTTCGTGCCCGCCTGGGCAAAACCCTTCCTGGGTGCGGATTGCTTCCATAACAGCGAGGCTAAATCGCGCCTCGGCGATCTCGGCGCTTCCCGCATCGTCGTGGTCGGCGGCGGCCAGAGCGGCGGCGAGGTGGTGGAAGCACTGCTTGGCGATCCCGGTTCGATGAAGGAACTGACCTGGATCAGCCGGCGCCATAATTTCGAGCCGATCAACGATACGCCGTTTTCGAACCAGGTCTTTTCGCCGGAATATGTGCAGGCCTATCTGAAACTCAGCGGCGACCAGAAGCAGGCAGCCCTGAACAACTCGATCCTGACGAGCGACGGCCTGTCGATTTCGACGATCCACTCGATCTATCGCCGCCTCTATGCGCTGCGTTATCTCGAACCGGGCACGCTCGCCGCATCGCTGTCGCCGAACCGCGATGTGATCCAGATGGAGCGGAACGGCAATGCCTATCGGCTGATCGTCCGGAACCATTTCGACGGCGGCATAGAAGTGCTGCATGCCGATGCCGTGGTTCTGGCGACCGGCTACAGGTTCCGGCTGCCCGATGCGCTCGGCGCGCTCAGCGAAAGGATAAGCCTCGACAGAAACGGCTATCCCACCCTGAACGACGATTACACCATGCAGTGGACGGGGCCGAGAACCAACCGGCTGTTCGCGCAGAATGCCGGCCGGTACTCACACGGCATCGCCGACTCGCAGCTCAGCCTCATGGCCTGGCGCAGCGCCGCCATCGTCAACTCGCTTCTCGGCCGGCAGCATTTCGATGCCGAACCCGACAACGCGCAACTGGTCTGGGCGACGGAGGCTTCGGCGATGCCGCATCCGTTGCGCGCCGGCTATTCGGACGGCATGCTGTCGTCCTGA
- a CDS encoding HAMP domain-containing methyl-accepting chemotaxis protein: protein MKRPSIKQALILKLTIISLFMVGLSYVSLTKMSTLRANAEQIGTFWMQRLVTAREIKDNFLDLKLSYAQYLLEDTAEEQKTGKQEIDAAGIALDKIVAEYENGVRTVRGRELINQIKPELSKYRELADHMIALQTSGKTPEAVRFFKENMEPQAALVNKAVADLVAFILSQAEGFVAASGVSANSAFLLTAAIAAIAVLIAVAGIVFAVSGIANPIRRTASAMKRLSDGDLDSDIPYAGRADEVGEMANAVEIFRQNALNVVRLEKEAADSRIESEAARKAAQQRAEREAEQLRFATTTLGGGLRRLAAGDISFQLSEQFAAEYETLREDFNASLRQLGTTIGAVLQTVHSIDNGTGEIASAAQDLSKRTEQQAASLEETAAALDEITSNVTMASKRTDEARHVAVEANVSAQRSATVVAEAEQAMRRIEDSSEQISNIIGAIDEIAFQTNLLALNAGVEAARAGEAGKGFAVVAQEVRELAQRAAQAAKEIKGFIQKSSTEVQNGVKLVLETGTSLKSIGEYVLQINQLMDAIATSAREQSTGLAEINTAINQMDQTTQQNAAMVEQSTAAAASLSSEAGRLRDLVNQFQLDGDKGAADVQRGGRAFEGNKPIRLVTARRAMQR from the coding sequence ATGAAGCGCCCAAGTATCAAGCAGGCCCTGATCTTAAAGCTGACAATTATCAGCCTGTTCATGGTTGGACTGTCCTATGTCTCGCTGACCAAGATGTCGACGCTTCGGGCCAATGCCGAACAGATCGGGACCTTCTGGATGCAGCGGCTGGTGACGGCTCGTGAGATCAAGGACAACTTCCTCGATCTGAAGCTGAGCTATGCTCAGTATCTCCTGGAAGACACGGCGGAGGAGCAGAAAACCGGAAAGCAAGAGATCGACGCCGCAGGCATCGCGCTCGACAAGATTGTCGCCGAATATGAAAACGGCGTCCGCACGGTGCGTGGGCGCGAGCTGATCAATCAGATCAAACCGGAACTCAGCAAATATCGCGAACTGGCAGATCACATGATCGCGCTCCAGACCAGCGGGAAGACGCCTGAAGCCGTTCGGTTCTTCAAGGAAAATATGGAGCCGCAAGCTGCGCTGGTGAACAAGGCGGTGGCCGATCTGGTTGCTTTCATTCTTAGCCAGGCCGAAGGCTTCGTCGCCGCGAGCGGTGTTTCGGCGAATTCCGCTTTCCTCTTGACGGCAGCAATTGCAGCAATCGCCGTACTCATTGCCGTGGCGGGAATCGTGTTTGCCGTATCAGGAATTGCCAACCCGATCCGAAGAACCGCGTCCGCCATGAAGCGCTTGTCGGATGGCGACCTCGACAGTGATATTCCCTATGCCGGCCGCGCCGACGAAGTCGGCGAAATGGCCAACGCGGTCGAGATCTTTCGTCAGAACGCTCTTAACGTCGTCAGGCTTGAGAAGGAGGCCGCCGACTCCCGCATTGAGAGTGAGGCGGCGCGCAAGGCCGCCCAGCAACGCGCCGAACGCGAAGCTGAACAATTGCGTTTCGCAACCACGACATTGGGTGGGGGTCTCCGGCGGCTAGCCGCAGGCGACATATCCTTCCAGCTCTCGGAACAGTTTGCAGCCGAATACGAAACCTTGCGCGAAGACTTCAACGCTTCGCTCCGGCAGTTGGGCACGACGATCGGTGCCGTGCTGCAGACCGTACACAGCATAGACAATGGCACCGGCGAAATTGCATCTGCCGCGCAGGACCTTTCCAAGCGTACCGAACAACAGGCAGCTTCTCTTGAGGAGACGGCCGCAGCCTTGGACGAGATCACGTCGAATGTGACGATGGCCAGCAAACGCACCGATGAGGCACGCCATGTAGCGGTGGAAGCCAATGTCAGCGCTCAGCGGTCGGCAACCGTGGTAGCGGAGGCCGAGCAGGCCATGCGGCGTATCGAGGACAGTTCAGAGCAGATTTCGAACATCATTGGTGCAATCGATGAAATCGCCTTTCAGACGAACCTCTTGGCGCTGAACGCCGGCGTCGAGGCTGCCCGTGCGGGTGAGGCGGGCAAAGGTTTTGCCGTGGTCGCACAGGAAGTCCGTGAGCTTGCCCAGCGCGCCGCTCAAGCAGCCAAGGAAATCAAAGGCTTTATTCAAAAGTCGTCAACCGAAGTGCAAAATGGCGTGAAACTGGTTCTCGAAACCGGAACGTCGCTCAAGTCGATCGGCGAGTATGTCCTACAGATCAACCAGCTGATGGATGCGATTGCCACTTCGGCGCGCGAGCAGTCAACCGGGCTTGCCGAGATCAATACCGCCATCAATCAAATGGACCAGACGACCCAGCAAAATGCGGCAATGGTCGAGCAGTCGACGGCTGCCGCCGC
- a CDS encoding MATE family efflux transporter has product MNDMSEMSGSLRKRRLAPEDLASPQLFRLLLRLGLPAMFGLSINAAHHTINMIFVGMIGEDQIAAIMIVLPILMLVAAFGEGIGVGVATEVGRALGAGNRSRASTLASVSLAAGVLFGAASAIAIVVFPSFLLVGATPAIEPLAQHYLLIIAVSIPLTMAQIILDFLAIAEGNARFSMWTLVACFALNIVLDPIMIFGFGLGLQGVAIATILSQIVALSIYGAYHARRLGTIRLTFGWRLGDLRHLRPVLAVGAPTTLTSLATAGAIAAMLSVAGTYHGEDGIAGVGIALRLLAVGALPVIGISLGAQSILSFAWGRGDISRVLSAARILTAVTSAVGGAHGLAAIVFSEQLASFFTGDQAVISIAGQAIVATHLPFLLFGLRQTLLVLFQAQGRSKAALAVGLAQNGYLLFPLLALLPPFFGFSGLLGAMFLASALTGLLSAVCLARTLSALRQRSAGHPASIRPYPSFCP; this is encoded by the coding sequence ATGAACGACATGAGCGAGATGAGCGGCAGCCTGCGGAAACGCCGGCTTGCCCCGGAAGATCTTGCCAGCCCGCAGCTTTTCCGGCTGCTGCTGCGCCTCGGCCTGCCCGCCATGTTCGGCCTGTCGATCAATGCCGCGCATCACACGATCAACATGATCTTCGTCGGCATGATCGGCGAAGACCAGATTGCCGCGATCATGATCGTGCTGCCGATCCTCATGCTCGTCGCCGCCTTCGGCGAAGGCATCGGCGTCGGCGTGGCGACCGAAGTCGGGCGGGCGCTCGGCGCCGGAAACCGGTCGCGGGCGAGCACGCTGGCCTCGGTCAGCCTTGCAGCCGGGGTCCTCTTCGGCGCGGCGAGCGCGATCGCCATCGTCGTATTCCCATCTTTCCTGCTGGTCGGCGCGACACCCGCGATCGAGCCGCTTGCGCAGCATTATCTCCTCATCATCGCGGTCTCGATCCCGCTGACGATGGCGCAGATCATTCTCGATTTCCTGGCGATCGCCGAAGGTAATGCCCGCTTCAGCATGTGGACGCTGGTCGCCTGCTTCGCCCTGAACATCGTCCTCGATCCGATCATGATCTTCGGCTTCGGCCTCGGTCTGCAAGGGGTGGCGATCGCAACCATCCTGTCCCAGATCGTGGCGCTCTCAATCTACGGCGCCTATCATGCCAGACGCCTCGGGACGATCCGGCTGACGTTCGGCTGGCGGCTCGGCGACCTCAGGCATCTCAGGCCGGTCCTTGCCGTGGGCGCACCGACGACGCTGACGAGCCTTGCGACGGCCGGCGCAATCGCGGCCATGCTGTCGGTCGCCGGCACCTATCATGGCGAGGACGGCATTGCCGGAGTCGGCATCGCCTTGCGGCTGCTTGCTGTCGGCGCACTCCCGGTCATCGGCATCTCGCTCGGCGCCCAGTCCATCCTGAGCTTTGCCTGGGGCCGAGGGGATATATCACGGGTGCTGTCGGCTGCCCGCATCCTGACGGCCGTGACGAGCGCCGTCGGCGGCGCCCATGGTCTGGCGGCGATCGTCTTTTCCGAACAGCTCGCTTCGTTCTTCACCGGGGATCAGGCAGTGATTTCGATCGCGGGGCAAGCGATCGTCGCGACCCATCTTCCCTTTCTGCTGTTCGGCCTGCGGCAAACATTGCTGGTCCTCTTCCAGGCGCAGGGCAGGTCGAAAGCAGCACTGGCCGTCGGCTTGGCGCAGAATGGTTATCTGCTCTTTCCGCTGCTTGCGCTCCTGCCGCCTTTCTTCGGTTTTTCGGGCCTGCTCGGAGCAATGTTCCTTGCCTCTGCCCTGACCGGCCTGCTGTCGGCCGTCTGCCTGGCGAGGACACTCAGCGCACTCCGGCAGCGTTCGGCCGGCCATCCGGCCTCCATCCGTCCCTATCCCAGCTTTTGTCCATGA